Proteins found in one Caldisericum sp. genomic segment:
- a CDS encoding TIGR02556 family CRISPR-associated protein: MIEAIAKIGQIERKRIKDKTSDDKDPQIVELIQNIYKPTQDDKRKQKLLKIVLKQGKDSSYTFDRVELEDLKSDTCYKVLYKSSGGNALYPSPTAQITDKDTFGNKILKFFKEAKSNKELSDEERKFFENVYNALTESENDIRKSIDEKSKEKGTYLLTITFEEQNGEKYLVDKIEFLDYFLEKVRGKEERFKGNGVCSICGKSGEVYGGVFPYSFFNLDKEGFLNNFSKSDSYKNFPICKDCIRDLETGKRFIEDKLNYTFVKGLRYRLIPQNISGDEKIFEELIDILSEQESKIDTKSLERITDDEREILEMLSKESDTFSLNFLFIEKQNKAEKILAFIQDVLPSRLNRIFEAKRKVDEITKNISGYDGKQFTFGYIREFFFKSDSQKSNPDLDKYFLDIVDKIFKDKKIDKVFLFDYLMKGIREEFLKEHSGEKSFFYFKTVDAFIVYLFLKELNIIDLKEVKMEERKFDAFFKKFEGLNDPVKKGLILLGAATETLLEVQEDLRGSKPFLKYLKSLKMTEKDFKELLTKVQAKLEEYDALPKAKDFLEEASYYLLMGGDNFKMSVPEMNFFFTLGMNLKWEILKSLKEA, translated from the coding sequence CGTTGAGTTGATACAAAATATCTACAAACCTACCCAGGATGATAAAAGAAAGCAGAAGTTACTGAAAATTGTTCTGAAGCAAGGGAAAGATTCCTCGTACACTTTTGATAGAGTTGAGCTTGAAGATCTAAAGAGTGACACCTGCTATAAAGTTTTGTATAAAAGTTCTGGTGGAAATGCACTTTATCCTTCACCTACCGCACAGATTACAGACAAAGATACCTTTGGCAATAAAATTCTTAAATTCTTTAAAGAAGCTAAATCAAATAAAGAACTATCAGATGAAGAAAGAAAGTTCTTTGAGAATGTATACAACGCTCTTACTGAATCTGAGAACGATATTAGGAAAAGTATAGATGAAAAGTCTAAAGAAAAAGGAACTTATCTTTTGACAATAACCTTTGAAGAGCAGAATGGTGAAAAATATCTGGTTGACAAAATAGAGTTTTTAGACTACTTCTTAGAAAAAGTGAGAGGAAAAGAGGAAAGATTTAAGGGTAATGGGGTGTGTAGTATTTGCGGTAAATCTGGAGAAGTTTATGGAGGAGTATTCCCTTACTCATTTTTTAATCTCGATAAAGAGGGTTTTTTAAACAACTTTTCTAAGAGCGATTCTTATAAAAACTTTCCTATCTGTAAAGATTGTATCCGTGATCTTGAAACAGGCAAAAGATTTATTGAAGATAAACTCAATTATACATTTGTAAAAGGTTTGCGATATAGACTTATTCCCCAGAATATTTCAGGAGATGAAAAAATATTTGAAGAGTTAATTGATATCTTAAGCGAGCAGGAAAGTAAAATTGATACGAAGAGTTTAGAAAGGATAACTGATGATGAAAGGGAAATTTTAGAAATGCTCTCAAAGGAAAGCGATACATTCAGTTTGAATTTTCTTTTTATAGAAAAGCAAAACAAAGCAGAAAAGATTCTTGCTTTTATTCAGGATGTTCTTCCTTCACGACTCAATAGGATATTTGAAGCAAAAAGAAAAGTGGATGAAATAACAAAGAATATCTCTGGCTATGATGGTAAACAATTTACCTTTGGCTACATACGTGAGTTTTTCTTTAAAAGCGATTCGCAAAAATCAAATCCGGATCTTGATAAGTATTTCCTCGATATTGTAGACAAGATTTTCAAAGATAAGAAAATAGATAAAGTGTTTCTTTTTGATTACCTTATGAAGGGCATAAGGGAAGAATTCCTTAAAGAACATTCAGGAGAAAAAAGTTTCTTCTACTTTAAGACTGTCGATGCATTTATAGTTTATTTGTTTTTAAAAGAGTTGAACATAATAGATTTAAAGGAGGTCAAAATGGAAGAACGGAAGTTCGATGCATTCTTTAAAAAGTTTGAGGGACTCAATGATCCTGTGAAAAAGGGACTTATCCTTTTAGGCGCAGCGACAGAAACTCTTCTTGAGGTTCAGGAGGATTTGAGAGGCAGTAAACCATTCTTGAAGTACCTTAAGAGCCTTAAAATGACTGAAAAAGATTTTAAAGAGCTTCTAACCAAAGTCCAGGCAAAACTCGAAGAGTATGATGCCCTTCCTAAGGCAAAGGATTTTTTAGAAGAGGCTTCTTACTATTTGCTTATGGGTGGAGATAATTTTAAGATGAGTGTGCCTGAAATGAACTTCTTCTTTACGCTCGGAATGAATTTAAAGTGGGAAATATTAAAATCTTTAAAGGAGGCTTAA
- the cas7b gene encoding type I-B CRISPR-associated protein Cas7/Csh2 codes for MDEIKRREILFLYDVTFANPNGDPNDENKPRIDEETGINYVTDVRLKRTIRDYLKDYKGKNVFIFEEKDDKGNRVSKKARVEKDYGNNPRKALEDCIDLRLFGSTFAIENKGKSKDEESGGENNLSVTGPVQFKFGKSLHRVKLEFVKGTTVMPGGEGKQAGTFTEKYVLPYSLICFSGLVNEKVAKIENIGLTMDDVNLMYEAMWEGTKALFTTSKAQSPRLLFEVVYKDDTFHIGDLEKTLKLISDKEDEALRSPDDYKIDVTDLVALLKKYKEKIDYIRLKEGDLIRFVYEGNETSLSKVLKDSGFVVKDFDF; via the coding sequence ATGGACGAAATTAAAAGAAGGGAAATTTTATTTCTCTATGATGTAACATTTGCAAACCCAAATGGTGACCCCAATGATGAAAACAAACCAAGAATTGATGAAGAAACAGGCATTAACTATGTAACAGATGTAAGGTTGAAAAGAACTATCAGAGATTACTTGAAAGATTACAAAGGCAAGAATGTTTTTATCTTTGAAGAGAAAGACGACAAAGGTAACAGGGTTAGCAAAAAGGCAAGAGTCGAAAAGGATTACGGCAACAATCCAAGAAAAGCACTTGAAGATTGTATAGATTTAAGGCTTTTTGGCTCTACTTTTGCAATTGAAAACAAAGGAAAGTCAAAGGATGAAGAGAGTGGAGGCGAAAACAATCTTTCCGTTACAGGACCAGTTCAGTTTAAATTTGGAAAATCTCTTCACAGAGTGAAACTTGAATTTGTAAAAGGAACAACCGTTATGCCAGGCGGTGAAGGAAAACAGGCAGGAACATTCACAGAGAAATATGTTCTACCATATTCTTTGATCTGTTTTTCAGGGCTTGTAAATGAAAAAGTTGCAAAAATTGAGAACATAGGGCTTACAATGGATGATGTAAATCTTATGTATGAAGCAATGTGGGAAGGAACAAAGGCGTTATTTACAACATCAAAAGCACAATCTCCTCGCCTTTTGTTTGAGGTTGTCTATAAAGATGATACATTCCATATAGGTGACCTTGAGAAAACTCTTAAACTTATATCCGATAAAGAAGACGAAGCATTGAGGAGTCCTGATGACTACAAAATTGATGTAACAGATCTTGTTGCACTTCTAAAAAAATACAAAGAAAAGATCGACTATATCAGACTAAAAGAGGGCGATTTGATAAGGTTTGTGTATGAAGGAAACGAAACCTCTCTTTCAAAAGTTTTAAAAGACTCTGGATTTGTGGTTAAAGACTTTGACTTTTAA